The Planococcus donghaensis genome contains a region encoding:
- the trmD gene encoding tRNA (guanosine(37)-N1)-methyltransferase TrmD: protein MNIHVLSLFPPMFEGVFQHSIMRKAQDKNAVSLNVVDIREFADNKRQVDDYPFGGGAGMVLKPEPIFNAVESLAPKSKRRVILLCPQGERFTQKKAEELATEEELVFICGHYEGYDERIREHLVTDEISIGDFVLTGGELAAMTVIDSVVRLLPGVLGNADSPIRDSFSTGLLEHPQYTRPADFRGWKVPDVLTSGNHGKVDQWREEQTLKRTLERRPDLLEKIELSDKQQKIIDRLTKEK from the coding sequence ATGAACATCCATGTGCTATCGCTGTTTCCCCCGATGTTTGAAGGTGTTTTTCAACATTCGATTATGAGAAAAGCGCAAGATAAAAATGCCGTTAGTTTGAATGTAGTCGATATTCGTGAATTTGCTGATAACAAACGGCAAGTTGATGACTATCCATTTGGTGGTGGGGCTGGAATGGTGTTAAAACCAGAACCGATTTTTAATGCGGTGGAAAGTCTTGCGCCAAAAAGCAAACGACGTGTTATTTTATTATGCCCGCAAGGCGAACGCTTTACGCAGAAGAAAGCTGAAGAGTTGGCAACTGAAGAAGAATTGGTGTTTATTTGTGGCCATTACGAAGGATATGACGAACGCATTCGAGAGCATTTGGTAACAGATGAAATTTCGATCGGTGATTTTGTGCTCACTGGTGGAGAATTAGCTGCGATGACAGTAATCGATAGTGTCGTTAGGTTGCTTCCAGGGGTACTAGGTAACGCTGATTCACCTATACGTGACTCATTCTCTACAGGACTACTAGAACATCCACAATACACTCGTCCGGCTGATTTTAGAGGATGGAAAGTACCTGATGTTTTAACTTCTGGTAATCATGGAAAAGTCGATCAATGGCGTGAAGAACAAACATTAAAACGGACGCTCGAAAGGCGTCCAGACTTGCTCGAAAAAATCGAGTTGAGCGATAAGCAACAGAAAATAATTGATAGATTAACGAAAGAAAAATAG
- the rpsP gene encoding 30S ribosomal protein S16 produces MAVKIRLKRMGAKKSPFYRIVVADSRAPRDGRQIQTVGTYNPLTVPAEVKIDEELVLKWLHDGAKPSDTVRNLFSQKGIMEKFHNEKLNK; encoded by the coding sequence ATGGCAGTAAAAATTCGCTTGAAACGTATGGGAGCTAAAAAATCTCCTTTTTACCGTATTGTAGTAGCTGACTCACGTGCTCCACGTGACGGCCGTCAAATTCAAACAGTAGGTACTTACAACCCACTGACAGTTCCAGCTGAAGTTAAAATCGACGAAGAGCTAGTGTTGAAATGGCTTCATGATGGCGCTAAACCATCTGATACAGTACGCAACTTGTTTTCTCAAAAAGGCATTATGGAGAAATTCCATAACGAAAAACTAAACAAGTAA
- a CDS encoding ribonuclease HII translates to MLKITEIKEKLKMTTEWQPWMSEIENDSRKSVQTLLTSWRKKQLQRKKLLDDHNDKLAFDESFRKESVDLVAGIDEAGRGPLAGPVVTAAVILPEDCSDLVGLDDSKQLSKAKRDELAKTIKKIAISYAVHVQSPEEIDRLNIYQATKSSMTEAAQALTPAPDIVLADAMMLELQMPCESIIKGDAKSLSIAAASILAKTGRDALMTEYAVQYPQYGFEKHAGYGTKEHVAALEKYGPCEIHRTTFEPIKTLLTKNSLF, encoded by the coding sequence ATGCTAAAAATCACCGAAATAAAAGAAAAGCTAAAAATGACCACTGAATGGCAACCGTGGATGAGTGAAATCGAAAACGATTCCAGGAAAAGTGTACAAACCTTATTAACGTCATGGCGGAAAAAGCAACTTCAACGAAAAAAGTTGCTGGATGATCATAATGACAAGTTAGCATTTGATGAGTCATTTCGAAAAGAAAGTGTGGATTTAGTGGCAGGAATTGACGAAGCAGGTAGAGGGCCTCTTGCGGGTCCTGTTGTAACAGCGGCTGTTATTTTGCCAGAAGATTGTTCAGATCTAGTCGGCTTAGATGATTCTAAACAATTAAGTAAAGCAAAACGCGATGAACTGGCTAAAACGATAAAAAAGATCGCTATAAGTTATGCTGTGCATGTTCAATCACCCGAAGAAATTGATCGACTGAATATTTACCAAGCAACAAAAAGTTCGATGACAGAAGCCGCGCAAGCATTAACTCCTGCGCCTGACATAGTATTGGCTGATGCAATGATGCTTGAACTTCAAATGCCTTGTGAGTCCATTATCAAAGGGGATGCAAAAAGCTTGAGTATAGCGGCAGCTTCGATTTTAGCGAAAACAGGGAGAGACGCATTAATGACAGAATATGCTGTTCAATATCCTCAGTATGGATTCGAAAAACATGCTGGCTATGGTACGAAAGAGCATGTTGCGGCACTTGAAAAATATGGACCTTGCGAAATTCATCGCACAACATTCGAACCGATAAAAACGCTTTTGACGAAAAATTCACTGTTTTGA
- a CDS encoding KH domain-containing protein, whose amino-acid sequence MKQLIETIVKPLVDYPEEVRVDTDENASRIVYKLSVHPEDTGKVIGKQGRVAKAVRSIVYSAAGGYHKKKTYLDIVD is encoded by the coding sequence ATGAAGCAGCTGATTGAGACCATTGTGAAACCGTTAGTTGATTATCCGGAAGAAGTTCGTGTCGATACCGACGAAAACGCAAGCCGAATTGTCTACAAGCTTTCTGTGCATCCAGAAGATACAGGGAAAGTGATCGGGAAGCAGGGACGTGTAGCGAAAGCTGTTCGTTCAATTGTGTACTCAGCAGCAGGCGGTTATCATAAGAAAAAAACTTATCTCGATATTGTGGATTAA
- the rimM gene encoding ribosome maturation factor RimM (Essential for efficient processing of 16S rRNA) → MQWFNVGKIVNTHGIRGEVRVLSRTDFPEERFAVGTKLGLFTPDAKKPIMVKIASHRQHKNFELLTFEGYPNINDVEPFKESYLRIAEHDLTELEENAFYHHEILGCAVYSTEGQELGKITEILETGANDVWEVTPEKGKKHYIPYTEEIVKEVDIDEKKVIIEVIEGLLS, encoded by the coding sequence GTGCAATGGTTTAACGTAGGGAAAATTGTCAATACACACGGAATCCGTGGAGAAGTACGTGTTTTATCACGTACCGATTTTCCAGAAGAACGATTTGCCGTGGGGACAAAGCTTGGGCTTTTCACTCCGGATGCAAAAAAACCAATCATGGTGAAAATCGCCAGTCATCGCCAACATAAAAACTTTGAGTTGCTAACTTTTGAAGGCTATCCAAACATTAATGATGTTGAGCCGTTTAAAGAGTCGTACTTGAGAATTGCTGAACACGATTTGACAGAACTCGAAGAAAACGCTTTTTATCATCATGAAATTCTTGGGTGTGCAGTATATTCAACAGAAGGTCAAGAACTTGGGAAGATCACAGAGATTTTGGAGACAGGTGCCAATGATGTATGGGAAGTAACGCCTGAAAAGGGCAAGAAACATTACATCCCTTATACAGAAGAAATTGTCAAAGAAGTAGATATCGATGAAAAAAAAGTAATCATCGAAGTGATTGAAGGGCTATTGTCTTGA
- the ylqF gene encoding ribosome biogenesis GTPase YlqF: MTIQWFPGHMAKARRQVTEKLKLVDIIFELVDARLPLSSRNPMIDQVIQQKPRLIILNKMDMADEVETKKWIRYFEDQGTRAVAINSLEGRGLQLVTKASKEILEEKWDRMVAKGIKPRAIRAMIVGIPNVGKSTLINRLSKKSLAKTGNMPGVTKAQQWIKVGKEIELLDTPGILWPKFEDPETGLKLAVTGAIKDSVIQMQELAIYALKFLEERYPERMKERYGIDHIDEEIVHTFDHIGNKRRCLDQHGEVDYEMTAEVIVRDIRNQHLGKVTFDYRDEMIEEEE, from the coding sequence ATGACGATACAATGGTTTCCTGGACATATGGCAAAAGCGCGAAGACAAGTTACCGAAAAGCTGAAATTAGTGGATATTATTTTTGAACTTGTTGACGCCAGGTTACCTTTATCTTCACGAAATCCAATGATCGATCAAGTGATTCAGCAAAAACCACGTCTTATTATTTTAAATAAAATGGACATGGCCGATGAAGTTGAAACGAAAAAATGGATTCGTTATTTCGAGGATCAAGGTACACGCGCTGTTGCGATCAACTCACTTGAAGGTAGAGGGTTGCAATTGGTGACAAAAGCTTCAAAAGAAATACTCGAAGAAAAATGGGACCGCATGGTTGCAAAGGGCATTAAGCCTCGTGCGATTCGTGCGATGATTGTTGGAATTCCGAACGTTGGAAAATCGACACTCATAAACCGTTTATCGAAAAAAAGCTTAGCGAAAACGGGTAATATGCCAGGTGTCACAAAAGCGCAACAATGGATCAAAGTAGGCAAAGAAATTGAGTTGTTGGATACGCCGGGAATTTTATGGCCGAAGTTTGAAGATCCAGAAACAGGATTAAAATTAGCTGTTACAGGTGCCATTAAAGATTCAGTAATCCAAATGCAAGAACTAGCTATCTATGCGTTAAAGTTTTTAGAAGAGCGCTATCCAGAACGTATGAAAGAGCGTTACGGCATTGATCATATTGATGAGGAAATTGTTCATACATTTGATCATATTGGCAACAAGCGACGTTGTTTAGATCAACACGGTGAAGTCGATTATGAAATGACTGCTGAAGTGATTGTAAGAGACATTCGCAATCAACATTTAGGCAAAGTAACATTTGATTATAGAGATGAAATGATTGAAGAAGAAGAGTGA
- the rplS gene encoding 50S ribosomal protein L19 has protein sequence MQNIITEITKEQLRTDLPKFRPGDTVRVHVKVVEGTRERVQVYEGVVISRRGGGISESFTVRKISYGVGVERTFPVHTPKIAQLEVMRRGKVRRAKLYYLRDLRGKAARIKEIR, from the coding sequence ATGCAAAACATTATTACAGAAATCACTAAAGAACAGCTTCGTACGGACCTACCTAAGTTCCGTCCTGGAGACACTGTTCGTGTCCACGTTAAAGTTGTCGAGGGTACACGCGAACGTGTTCAGGTATACGAAGGAGTCGTAATTAGCCGTCGCGGAGGCGGAATCAGTGAATCATTCACTGTTCGCAAAATCTCTTACGGTGTTGGTGTTGAGCGTACATTCCCTGTACACACACCAAAAATTGCACAGCTTGAAGTTATGCGTCGTGGTAAAGTACGTCGTGCGAAATTGTACTACTTGCGTGACCTACGCGGTAAAGCAGCTCGTATTAAAGAAATTCGATAA
- the lepB gene encoding signal peptidase I: METEVKKKNEMWEWSKALLIAFGLAAIIRFFLFTPIVVDGESMMPTLEDGDRMIVNKIGYSVGEPDRFDIIVFHAPEKKDYIKRIIGLPGDHIAYEDDQLYINGEAIEEPYLDVYKQGITGTLTEDFDLVDVTGENTIPEGTIFVMGDNRRASKDSRHIGLVSTDEVIGDTSFVFWPLAEAGIVK; encoded by the coding sequence ATGGAGACTGAAGTGAAGAAGAAAAATGAAATGTGGGAATGGTCCAAAGCTTTATTGATTGCCTTCGGCTTGGCAGCAATTATTCGTTTCTTTTTATTCACGCCGATTGTAGTAGATGGAGAGTCAATGATGCCTACCCTAGAAGACGGGGATCGCATGATTGTTAACAAAATCGGTTATTCAGTCGGGGAACCTGACCGTTTCGATATTATTGTTTTTCATGCCCCAGAAAAAAAGGATTACATTAAACGTATAATTGGGTTGCCAGGCGATCATATCGCATATGAAGATGATCAGTTATATATAAATGGAGAAGCAATAGAAGAACCTTATTTAGATGTTTATAAACAAGGCATTACAGGTACACTTACAGAAGATTTTGACTTGGTAGATGTTACAGGAGAAAATACAATACCTGAAGGAACTATCTTTGTCATGGGCGATAATCGCCGAGCGAGTAAGGACAGCCGACACATCGGGTTGGTATCAACCGACGAAGTGATAGGCGACACAAGTTTCGTTTTCTGGCCCTTGGCTGAAGCGGGAATTGTAAAATAA